One Pyramidobacter piscolens W5455 DNA segment encodes these proteins:
- a CDS encoding DUF1036 domain-containing protein codes for MKKNLRFFLALTLFCPLVLPRQAAALEKFTVVNKNPAPIFVAISWYDDPSARWKTMGWAAIDPGKSAVYNLKSSIDVIFYYAEETGMKHTWDGEDMAGAQVRFVRAEGFAYSEDQACPGNNRRVVVFRPLDVGDSEEYTLTLRR; via the coding sequence ATGAAAAAAAATCTCCGCTTTTTCCTCGCCCTGACGCTTTTCTGCCCGCTCGTCCTGCCGCGGCAGGCCGCGGCGCTGGAAAAGTTTACCGTCGTCAATAAAAATCCGGCCCCGATTTTTGTCGCTATCTCATGGTACGACGATCCGAGCGCCCGCTGGAAAACCATGGGCTGGGCGGCTATCGACCCCGGCAAAAGCGCCGTTTACAACCTGAAAAGCAGCATCGACGTAATTTTCTATTATGCCGAAGAAACCGGCATGAAGCACACCTGGGACGGAGAGGATATGGCAGGCGCCCAAGTGCGCTTCGTCCGCGCCGAGGGCTTCGCCTACAGCGAAGACCAAGCCTGCCCGGGCAACAACCGGCGCGTCGTCGTCTTCCGCCCGCTCGATGTCGGCGATAGCGAAGAGTACAC